One part of the Ziziphus jujuba cultivar Dongzao chromosome 2, ASM3175591v1 genome encodes these proteins:
- the LOC107417694 gene encoding receptor-like protein EIX1, whose protein sequence is MEPVIMFRLMLLILFVLIREFVHYSDAQVMRCLESDREALVELKNGLNDPEKRLSSWKGSNCCEWPGISCDNSSGAVIAVDLHNPYPNGLYSSGRYVFLNISGEITPSLTKLESLKHLDLSFNTFNGNPIPEFFGYLKNLQYLNLSHAGFSGAVPQKFGNLSRLQYLDVESLSLQVHNLEWVTGLVSLKHLVMNKVNLSMLGSDWIRTLNKLPTLTELHLSSCNLPGPIPPLTFVNLTSLVHLDLSSNNMYSKIPDWFVNISSLVTLKMSANKLFGRIPLGFSDLPNLQFLHLDQNYNLTASCYQFFRGRWEKLQDLYLSFNKLHGELPASIGNMTFLTHLSLFANNVKGGIPSSIGKLCNLVSLDIGRNNLTGTLPEFLEGTESCLSRRPLPSLQVLVLSNNHLVGKLPEWLGQLENLVHLELSNNSVYGPIPDSLGLLENVSQLWLGNNELNGTLPESLGQLSKLLYLDVSSNHLAGMISETHFLKHDMLMFLHLSSNSFTFNVSSNWAPPFQVWYLYMGSCNLGPSFPAWLKSQKELIDLDISNTSLSGSIPYWFWELSSTISTLNVSHNQLEGQLPSPLKFTSRAVVSFRSNLFNGSIPIPNGSIELLDLSKNKFSGNIPNNISGSLLFLSLSDNHISGEIPASIGSNPNLEVLDLSKNSLTGIIPLSIANCSFLKVLDLSKNNLSGNIPASLGHLSMLQTLHLSHNKFSGELPSSFQNLSSLETLDLGSNRLSGRIPPWIGDGFGSLRILSLRSNAFSGELPAVLSTISSLQVLDLADNQLNGSIPASFGDFKAMSQVQNIQDYLVYGKYMGTYYEESYVLTMKDHSRMFSKSLSLVVALDVSENNLSGDLPEELTKLLGLVSLNLSRNHISGHVPESISKLKVLESLDLSNNRFSGAIPESLKSLSFLGYLNLSNNDLSGRIPYKDHMITFEASCYGGNQGLCGAPLAVKCPDDEDDGQDKGRTTPKATSNGDSFIDKWFYLSVGLGFAAGILVPYLVMAMRKSWSYAYFSFVDGAVEKILYLWLKYRTILQRTGGRHQ, encoded by the coding sequence ATGGAACCAGTTATAATGTTTCGATTGATGCTGCTGATTCTCTTCGTTCTAATAAGAGAATTTGTTCATTACAGTGATGCACAGGTGATGCGTTGCTTAGAGTCTGACAGAGAAGCTCTTGTTGAGTTAAAAAATGGTCTTAATGACCCTGAAAAGCGACTTTCATCGTGGAAGGGAAGCAACTGCTGTGAATGGCCGGGAATAAGCTGTGATAACAGTAGTGGAGCTGTTATTGCAGTTGATCTTCATAATCCATATCCAAATGGTTTATATTCTTCTGGCAGGTATGTATTCTTGAACATCAGTGGGGAAATTACACCTTCACTGACAAAACTGGAGTCCTTGAAACATTTGGACTTGAGTTTTAACACATTCAATGGCAACCCAATTCCTGaattttttggatatttgaaaaatttgcaATATTTAAACCTCTCACATGCTGGGTTTAGTGGCGCAGTTCCTCAAAAATTTGGAAACCTGTCTAGGTTGCAGTATCTTGATGTGGAGTCTTTGAGTTTACAAGTTCATAATCTTGAATGGGTAACAGGTCTTGTCTCTCTGAAGCATCTTGTGATGAACAAAGTTAATCTTTCAATGTTAGGATCAGACTGGATTAGGACACTAAACAAGCTCCCAACATTAACTGAGTTGCATCTATCTTCCTGTAACTTACCAGGTCCGATTCCTCCTCTTACCTTTGTTAACTTAACTTCACTTGTTCATCTTGATCTTAGTTCAAACAACATGTATTCAAAAATACCTGATTGGTTTGTCAACATTTCCAGCCTTGTAACTTTAAAAATGTCCGCCAACAAGTTGTTTGGAAGAATCCCACTTGGTTTTAGTGATCTGCCAAATTTGCAGTTTTTGCATCTTGACCAAAATTACAATCTTACAGCAAGTTGCTATCAATTTTTTAGGGGAAGATGGGAGAAGCTGCAAGATCTCTATTTAAGTTTCAATAAACTACATGGAGAACTTCCAGCTTCGATTGGAAACATGACATTTCTCACTCACCTAAGTCTTTTTGCCAATAATGTTAAGGGTGGGATTCCAAGCTCTATTGGAAAACTTTGCAACCTGGTCTCTTTAGATATAGGAAGAAATAACTTGACCGGAACTTTGCCTGAATTCCTTGAAGGAACAGAAAGTTGCCTTTCTAGGAGGCCCCTGCCTAGTCTGCAAGTGTTGGTATTGTCAAACAATCACTTGGTAGGTAAATTGCCAGAATGGCTAGGTCAGCTCGAGAATCTTGTTCATCTTGAATTGTCCAATAACTCTGTATATGGTCCCATCCCAGACTCTCTAGGATTACTTGAAAATGTTTCTCAACTGTGGCTAGGAAACAATGAACTAAACGGGACCCTACCAGAAAGTTTGGGACAACTTTCTAAGTTGTTATATTTGGATGTTTCATCCAATCATTTGGCGGGTATGATTAGTGAAACACATTTTTTAAAGCATGATATGCTGATGTTTCTACACTTGTCTTCAAACTCTTTTACCTTTAATGTCAGTTCCAATTGGGCTCCCCCATTCCAAGTCTGGTATCTTTATATGGGTTCGTGCAATTTGGGTCCTTCATTTCCTGCTTGGCTGAAGTCACAAAAAGAACTCATAGATTTGGATATCTCAAATACTAGCCTTTCTGGCTCCATACCTTACTGGTTTTGGGAACTTTCCTCTACCATATCAACATTGAATGTTTCCCATAATCAACTAGAAGGTCAGCTACCAAGTCCATTAAAATTTACTTCACGTGCAGTGGTTTCTTTTCGCTCCAACCTCTTCAATGGGTCCATTCCTATTCCAAATGGCAGCATTGAGTTACTTGatctatccaaaaataaattttctggtAACATTCCGAATAACATAAGTGGTTCCTTGCTTTTCCTCTCCCTTTCTGACAACCACATAAGTGGAGAAATCCCAGCTTCTATTGGTAGCAATCCTAATCTTGAAGTCCTTGATCTTTCCAAAAACAGCTTAACAGGAATTATTCCATTAAGCATTGCAAATTGTTCTTTCCTGAAGGTATTAGACCTTAGTAAAAACAATTTATCTGGGAATATTCCTGCCTCCTTGGGTCATCTAAGTATGCTTCAAACCTTGCACCTAAGTCACAACAAATTCTCAGGAGAGCTTCCATCATCTTTCCAGAACTTATCGAGTTTGGAGACACTGGATCTTGGAAGCAACAGATTATCGGGCAGAATTCCACCATGGATTGGAGATGGTTTTGGAAGTCTAAGGATTCTTAGCTTGAGATCCAATGCATTTTCCGGAGAGCTTCCAGCTGTGTTATCCACTATAAGTTCATTACAAGTCCTGGACCTAGCAGATAATCAGTTGAACGGCAGCATTCCTGCTAGCTTTGGAGATTTCAAAGCCATGTCACAAGTCCAAAACATTCAAGATTATCTAGTCTATGGGAAGTACATGGGCACATATTATGAAGAAAGCTATGTTCTGACAATGAAAGACCACTCTCGGATGTTCAGCAAGTCCCTCTCCCTCGTTGTAGCCTTAGATGTCTCGGAAAATAATTTGAGTGGTGATCTCCCAGAAGAGTTAACAAAATTGCTAGGCTTGGTGTCTCTGAACTTGTCCAGAAACCATATAAGTGGACATGTGCCCGAGAGCATTTCGAAGTTGAAGGTATTGGAATCGCTTGATCTCTCAAATAATAGATTCTCTGGTGCTATTCCTGAAAGCTTGAAATCACTCTCATTTCTGGGGTATCTGAATTTGTCAAACAATGACTTATCTGGTAGGATCCCTTATAAAGATCACATGATAACTTTTGAAGCGTCGTGTTATGGTGGAAACCAAGGCCTTTGTGGTGCTCCACTTGCTGTAAAATGTcctgatgatgaagatgatggtcAAGATAAGGGAAGGACTACTCCCAAGGCAACTAGCAATGGTGACAGCTTCATTGACAAATGGTTTTACTTGAGTGTTGGATTGGGATTTGCTGCAGGAATTCTAGTTCCTTATTTGGTAATGGCAATGAGAAAATCTTGGAGTTATGCCTACTTTTCGTTTGTAGATGGTGCCGTTGAAAAGATCCTTTATCTGTGGTTGAAATATAGAACCATACTGCAGAGGACTGGAGGGCGTCATCAGTAA
- the LOC132800558 gene encoding probable inactive leucine-rich repeat receptor kinase XIAO: MLYWKLCNLVYLDIGRNNLIGTLPEFLEGTESFLSRRPLPSLQELVLSNNHLVGKLPEWLGQLENLVRLELSNNSLYGHIPESLGLLQNVSHLWLRTNELNGTLPESLGQLSKLLFLDVSSNHLAVVSFSSNLFHGSIPIPNGSIELLDLSKNKFSGNIPNNISGSLLFLSISDNHISGEIPASIGNNPNLEVLDLSNNSLTGIIPLSIANCSFLKLLDLSKNNLSGNIPASLGQLSMLQTLHLSHNKFSGELPSSFQNLSSLETLDLGSNRLSGRIPPWIGYGFGSLRILSLRSNAFFGELPAVLSSISSLQVLDLADNQLNGSIPASFGDFKAMRVNKTVGLGVSELVQKPYTWTYSREHSNLKELSSLDLSNNRFSGAIPESLKSLSFLGYLNLSHNDLSGKIPYKDHMTTFEASSYGGNQSLCGAPLAVKCPGDEDDDDDPDNGLVIPKDNTNGDSFIHKWFYLSTGLGFAAGILVPYLVMATIKSWGDAYYTFVDVAVERILFIWLKYRTILQRNRGRH; the protein is encoded by the exons ATGCTTTATTGGAAACTTTGCAACCTGGTCTATTTAGATATTGGAAGAAACAACTTGATTGGAACTTTGCCCGAGTTCCTTGAAGGAACAGAAAGTTTCCTTTCTAGGAGGCCCCTCCCTAGTCTGCAAGAGTTGGTATTGTCAAACAATCACTTGGTAGGTAAATTGCCAGAATGGCTAGGTCAGCTCGAGAATCTCGTTCGTCTTGAATTGTCCAATAACTCTCTATATGGTCACATCCCAGAATCTTTAGGATTACTTCAAAATGTTTCTCATCTGTGGCTACGAACCAATGAGCTCAATGGAACCCTACCAGAAAGTTTGGGACAACTTTCTAAGTTGTTATTTTTGGATGTTTCATCCAATCATTTGGCGG TGGTTTCTTTTAGCTCCAACCTCTTCCATGGGTCCATTCCTATTCCAAATGGCAGCATTGAGTTACTTGatctatccaaaaataaattttctggtAACATTCCGAATAACATAAGTGGTTCCTTGCTTTTCCTCTCCATTTCCGACAACCACATAAGTGGAGAAATCCCAGCTTCTATTGGTAACAATCCTAATCTTGAAGTCCTTGATCTTTCCAACAACAGCTTAACAGGAATTATACCATTAAGCATTGCAAATTGTTCTTTCCTGAAGTTATTAGACCTTAGCAAAAACAATTTATCTGGGAATATTCCTGCCTCCTTGGGTCAACTAAGTATGCTTCAAACCTTGCACCTAAGTCACAACAAATTCTCAGGAGAGCTTCCATCATCTTTCCAGAACTTATCGAGTTTGGAGACACTGGATCTTGGAAGCAACAGATTATCGGGTAGAATTCCACCATGGATTGGATATGGTTTTGGAAGTTTAAGGATTCTTAGCTTGAGATCCAATGCATTTTTCGGAGAGCTTCCAGCAGTGTTATCGAGTATAAGTTCATTACAAGTCCTGGACCTAGCAGATAATCAGTTGAATGGCAGCATTCCTGCTAGCTTTGGAGATTTCAAAGCTAT GAGAGTTAACAAGACTGTTGGGCTTGGTGTCTCTGAACTTGTCCAGAAACCATATACGTGGACATATTCCCGAGAGCATTCCAACTTGAAGGAATTGTCATCACTTGATCTCTCAAATAATCGGTTCTCTGGTGCAATTCCTGAAAGCTTGAAATCACTCTCATTTCTGGGGTATCTGAATTTGTCACACAATGACTTGTCTGGTAAGATTCCATATAAAGATCACATGACAACTTTTGAAGCGTCCTCTTATGGTGGAAACCAAAGCCTTTGTGGTGCTCCACTTGCTGTAAAATGTCctggtgatgaagatgatgatgatgatcctgATAATGGATTGGTTATTCCCAAGGATAATACTAATGGTGACAGCTTCATTCACAAATGGTTTTACTTGAGTACTGGATTGGGATTTGCTGCTGGAATTCTAGTTCCTTATCTAGTAATGGCAACGATAAAATCTTGGGGTGATGCCTATTATACTTTTGTGGATGTGGCTGTTGAAAGGATACTATTCATATGGTTGAAATATAGAACCATACTGCAGAGGAATAGAGGGCGTCATTAG